The Megalobrama amblycephala isolate DHTTF-2021 linkage group LG18, ASM1881202v1, whole genome shotgun sequence genome segment CGTGTGTTTTTTTCCAATGATTTATTTGATGACTCACAGATTAGAATTAGAACTCTGTTGGACGCCCCCAGCTGCAGCCACATTCAACCCAAGTCTGAATATGAGTGAGTCATGCCCAGATGTCATTTCTATTGATCATAATAAGTGGTGAAGTCTCAAGAGTCCTCTAAGATTAACCTCTCATTAAGAAAAGTGTTTGTGAAGGATTCAGACCCTATTAGTGAACCTCTGTTGAAATGTAGTTGTCTCTGTTATTCTTTATGGAAATACCTATTCCCAAACAatcataaaaagaaaaaaacatgtttgtcagtttaaataattaatgcaatCACTAACTTTGAAGTGTAGGGGAGTTCCAATGGGGGTGTTTGTCGTGATACTCGAGAGCTTTAAAGTCACGAAAGACGCACTTCCTTTTCTAAAAACTCACAGAAGGGAAATATAATGATGTTATGGTGCAATGACATCTCTTAAATGTCATCATGATCTATTTTGTAATTCTAGATCTTACCAAATCTTTCTGGCAAAGGACAAATAAGAAAAAGACAGAAAGATAAGCATTTCATTCCACATAAACGCTTATTTTGTTCCTTGCAtggttttattttgaagtgtatCAGTGAATGAATAGGTCACTCAGAGATATTTTccaaaacagaataaaatgacTATAATCTAAATGACaactttaataatgttaatttcacAGTGCAAAAATGTAGTCCTTTACAAAAATGAgcaattataaaacatttttgccGGCACACTGTgctgtgaaaataaaacagattagcATGCTAAATGCTTGCATATTTCACAGCTTAGTTGTTTTAGTCTGATTCAACTTCAGAGTATCTTTACAATAAATTacataacattttatctcatatTATTATCTCCATTTCCAGGAACATAtccaatatattaaaatatggtACAATATGAAGTGCTAATTTTCTAACCATTGCTACTAAACGTTTTGATCTATTATAACTGGTTTGACTTTACCTTTACCGAATGTGAAatagtatttaaataaacagCTGAAGGCCTGGTCTCTCAGGCCATATATAAGAGGACTTAGACATTTAGGGAAAATTATAAACACTAAAAagcaaaaatacattacatttattgCAGTCGTAGGGTCAGTATAAACATAAATAGGTTCTTGGATGACTCCAACTAAAATGGATGATGCCCCAAGACCCAGCTGTATTAGATGCAACAGAACAGTCTTGTTGGCTTTTTTGGCTGATGCCTTATCACAGGCAGCTGTTCTAGCCACAGCTGCTATAGAAGCATAAGTAAAGATAATAACAAAACACACTGAGACGAAAAATATACACGTGAAAGCTATATCGAGTTTCTTATATATCTGCAGTCTGAAGAGAGTAGTTCTTgaacagaacaaagacattgcTGTGTTTGTAGTATCAATGGAGTAGAAAATAATCACCTCAGACAGGGACTGAAACAAACCCATGATCCAAACAAGACCGAAAGCTAAGTGAGTTCTTTCAAAACTGGTGATTTCTGCATGTCTGAGAGGGATGCAGATggccacatacctctccagtgaCATCAAAGCCAGATTTAAGGTAGAGACCTGAAAGAGAGCTGTTGCAGCATTGAGAAGAACAAGacagatatttttcataactaAAATCCTACTGACAGCACATATATACAACAGTACACTCATAAAGAGATTGAGCGTATCGACCCAAAGCATGTGACCAAAGAGAATGTAGCGGGATGTCTCCTGAAAAACAGTCTTTTTCCTCAAAGTGAACAGCATTACCCCA includes the following:
- the LOC125252544 gene encoding odorant receptor 131-2-like; amino-acid sequence: MSNQFNASKSNLTQTLLILDQDAPMKAFLFVTPCVIFLYVNGVMLFTLRKKTVFQETSRYILFGHMLWVDTLNLFMSVLLYICAVSRILVMKNICLVLLNAATALFQVSTLNLALMSLERYVAICIPLRHAEITSFERTHLAFGLVWIMGLFQSLSEVIIFYSIDTTNTAMSLFCSRTTLFRLQIYKKLDIAFTCIFFVSVCFVIIFTYASIAAVARTAACDKASAKKANKTVLLHLIQLGLGASSILVGVIQEPIYVYTDPTTAINVMYFCFLVFIIFPKCLSPLIYGLRDQAFSCLFKYYFTFGKGKVKPVIIDQNV